The following are encoded in a window of Phycisphaerae bacterium genomic DNA:
- a CDS encoding 4Fe-4S dicluster domain-containing protein: MPRIRLPPAVRKLGRVVLLIVLGYPHLLILLPLSSWLTVHAFRGWMNLERPFGWGIANLVRGIGFTVGMFVFAALMLVYLAAVAYVGWKGHGRVYRRGSWAAVHRPWLHGVISRDCLIERIESLAPTHALVGPVLRDEPRSCPRKRFFYQTVSRADELALDFDCCVYSPKATLLPPRETLFRFDSRNRHFEAVPVFSSEQTALVGVHPCDLHATRLLDEVFSHDQRDQHYLKRRANLFVVGIDCPGPCAPDAFCRDMQTCDANRGFDVLLYPFPVDEKARPPAECRDAKDYGVVFGTDAGRKWLRASEGAALREPTFEEECRFERYLERKDGAFPRRLQKTRAQLPAVLQRSYDSLVWKATAQRCYSCGSCNLVCPTCYCFDIQDETGLSPGCGVRERTWDGCMLHDFALVAGGHNFRGKAAQRLRHRITRKSAWIEQRTGLSGCVGCARCVRACTAHISIVDILNQLAEEVDNVQSAHLPADAQKPGG, translated from the coding sequence ATGCCTCGAATCAGGTTACCGCCGGCGGTTCGTAAGTTAGGGCGCGTGGTCCTGCTGATCGTCCTTGGTTACCCGCACCTCCTAATTCTGTTGCCTCTCAGTTCGTGGCTCACCGTCCACGCTTTTCGCGGATGGATGAACCTCGAGCGGCCGTTTGGTTGGGGAATTGCCAACCTGGTTCGCGGAATCGGTTTTACTGTCGGAATGTTCGTCTTTGCCGCGCTGATGCTGGTCTATCTCGCGGCGGTCGCCTATGTCGGTTGGAAGGGCCACGGCAGAGTGTATCGCCGGGGCTCGTGGGCCGCGGTCCACCGGCCGTGGTTGCATGGCGTCATCTCGCGTGACTGCCTGATCGAGCGTATCGAATCGCTCGCGCCGACACACGCGCTCGTCGGTCCGGTGCTTCGCGACGAGCCGCGGTCGTGTCCGCGGAAGCGGTTTTTCTATCAGACTGTTTCGCGGGCAGACGAACTGGCGCTGGACTTCGATTGCTGCGTGTATAGCCCGAAAGCGACGCTGCTTCCGCCGCGCGAGACACTTTTCCGGTTCGACTCGCGCAATCGCCACTTTGAAGCGGTTCCCGTCTTCTCTTCTGAACAGACGGCGCTGGTCGGCGTTCACCCGTGCGATCTCCATGCAACCCGTCTTCTGGACGAAGTCTTCTCGCACGATCAGCGCGACCAGCATTATCTGAAGCGCAGGGCTAATTTGTTCGTGGTGGGGATCGACTGCCCCGGTCCTTGTGCGCCGGACGCTTTCTGCCGCGACATGCAGACCTGCGACGCGAACAGGGGGTTCGACGTGCTGCTCTATCCGTTCCCCGTAGACGAAAAAGCGCGGCCCCCGGCCGAGTGTCGAGATGCGAAGGACTACGGCGTCGTGTTCGGAACGGACGCCGGGCGCAAATGGCTGCGGGCGTCCGAGGGCGCGGCGCTGCGCGAGCCGACGTTTGAGGAGGAATGTCGATTTGAACGGTACTTGGAGCGCAAAGACGGCGCCTTCCCACGTCGGCTCCAGAAAACTCGGGCGCAGCTTCCCGCCGTCTTGCAACGTTCATACGATTCGCTCGTCTGGAAGGCCACGGCCCAGCGATGCTATTCGTGTGGATCGTGTAATCTCGTCTGCCCGACCTGTTACTGCTTCGATATTCAGGACGAGACCGGCCTGTCCCCTGGCTGCGGAGTGCGGGAGCGAACCTGGGACGGCTGTATGTTGCACGACTTCGCATTAGTGGCCGGAGGTCACAACTTCCGCGGAAAAGCGGCCCAGCGGCTCCGCCATCGGATCACCCGCAAAAGCGCGTGGATCGAGCAGCGCACCGGATTGTCCGGATGCGTGGGCTGCGCGCGCTGCGTGCGTGCGTGTACCGCCCACATCAGCATCGTGGACATCCTGAACCAACTCGCCGAGGAAGTCGACAACGTCCAATCCGCGCACTTACCGGCCGATGCGCAGAAACCCGGAGGCTGA
- the hypE gene encoding hydrogenase expression/formation protein HypE codes for MSSLMMQTERVMLAHGGGGELMQRLIREHVLPNLQSGGATVMKRVVSASSSRRSVSDGTLTDSAIVPWHGADVVFTTDSYVVTPIEFPGGDIGRLAVCGTVNDLAVMGAEPIAISLGLILEEGLPLETLDRVMRSIGIAAHEAGVEIVTGDTKVIERRSDEPELMINTAGVGRLRADANLSIARVTPGDCVLINGPIAEHGLAITSVRSGLEFDTPLRTDAAPLNSLIVHLLDSGADVKFLRDATRGGLAGVLADISEESGLSIEIDESKVPISSTARQAAEMLGLDPLTVANEGKVVCVVSQSDCAKALTQMRAHGLGWHATCIGVMTEDRPPLVELVTRLGGRRIVQRPYGEELPRIC; via the coding sequence ATGTCCAGCCTGATGATGCAGACCGAACGCGTCATGCTCGCCCACGGCGGCGGAGGGGAGTTGATGCAGCGGCTCATCCGCGAACACGTGCTGCCCAACCTTCAATCCGGAGGCGCCACGGTTATGAAGAGGGTCGTATCGGCGTCCTCGTCGCGGCGCAGTGTGTCGGATGGAACATTGACGGATAGTGCCATCGTTCCGTGGCACGGCGCCGACGTCGTCTTCACGACGGATTCATACGTCGTCACTCCGATCGAGTTCCCCGGCGGAGATATCGGCCGCCTTGCGGTTTGCGGGACGGTCAACGACCTGGCGGTCATGGGCGCCGAGCCGATCGCAATCAGTCTGGGGTTGATCCTCGAAGAGGGACTGCCGCTGGAGACACTGGACCGCGTCATGCGTTCCATCGGGATCGCCGCCCACGAAGCCGGCGTCGAAATCGTCACCGGCGATACGAAAGTCATTGAGCGAAGAAGCGATGAGCCCGAGCTGATGATAAACACCGCGGGCGTGGGACGGCTTCGCGCGGATGCGAATCTCAGTATCGCCCGCGTAACGCCCGGCGACTGTGTCCTCATCAATGGCCCCATCGCTGAACACGGCTTGGCGATCACCTCCGTCCGCAGCGGGCTGGAATTCGACACGCCGTTGCGAACGGATGCGGCCCCATTGAATTCTCTAATCGTACACTTGCTTGACAGCGGCGCGGACGTGAAGTTTCTGCGTGACGCCACGAGGGGCGGCCTCGCTGGCGTTCTCGCCGACATCAGCGAAGAGAGCGGTCTGAGCATCGAAATCGACGAGTCCAAGGTCCCTATCTCATCGACCGCCCGACAGGCAGCGGAGATGCTCGGGTTGGACCCCCTGACCGTAGCCAACGAGGGCAAGGTGGTTTGCGTCGTCTCCCAATCTGATTGTGCTAAAGCACTTACGCAAATGCGCGCCCACGGGCTGGGCTGGCACGCCACATGCATAGGTGTCATGACGGAAGACCGGCCGCCGCTTGTTGAGCTCGTCACTCGACTTGGCGGGCGGCGTATCGTCCAGCGGCCATACGGCGAGGAATTGCCGCGGATTTGTTAG
- the hypD gene encoding hydrogenase formation protein HypD has translation MIPDRLQALRGELSDLCAAVGRRVQIMEVCGTHTVSFFRSGIRSILPANLRLSSGPGCPVCVTAQRHIDAAIELAGLDGVILATYGDMLRVPGRLGSLEKLRANGACIRVVNSARTALELARGHPDRPVVFLAVGFETTAPATAAVVLQADRERIENFSVLLCHKLVVPAMLALLEAGDVPLDGFLCPGHVSVVIGSEAYRAVVEQHGKPCVVAGFEPVQLLSGLVHLLRQIKSGRALLENVYPAVVCEKGNGAALALLERVFVPADAPWRELGTIPDSGLELRPLFSRFDALRRFSVELGDDRDHPSCKCGEVIQGKVEPADCPLFDRGCTPLTPIGPCMVSGEGTCAAWFKYGGAITARARLRIANSRGVTPCPA, from the coding sequence CACTCATACCGTCTCGTTTTTTCGGAGCGGAATTCGCTCGATCCTGCCCGCGAACCTGCGGCTCAGCAGCGGACCGGGTTGCCCGGTCTGCGTCACTGCGCAGCGACACATTGACGCCGCCATCGAACTGGCCGGTCTAGACGGCGTTATCCTGGCGACCTACGGCGACATGCTGCGCGTGCCCGGAAGACTCGGAAGCCTTGAGAAACTGCGGGCCAATGGAGCCTGCATTCGCGTCGTTAACTCCGCCCGGACGGCCCTGGAACTCGCGCGCGGGCATCCTGACCGACCGGTGGTCTTTCTCGCCGTCGGATTCGAGACGACCGCCCCAGCGACCGCTGCGGTCGTCCTGCAAGCCGACCGTGAGCGCATTGAGAACTTCAGCGTCCTGTTGTGCCACAAGCTCGTGGTCCCGGCCATGTTGGCCCTGCTTGAGGCAGGCGATGTGCCGCTCGACGGTTTTCTCTGTCCTGGGCACGTCAGCGTCGTCATTGGTTCGGAGGCGTATCGAGCTGTCGTCGAGCAGCATGGCAAGCCCTGCGTGGTAGCAGGGTTTGAGCCGGTGCAATTGCTCTCCGGGCTGGTCCATCTTTTGCGGCAGATCAAATCGGGCCGCGCGCTACTGGAGAATGTTTATCCCGCAGTAGTCTGCGAGAAAGGCAATGGTGCGGCACTCGCCCTGCTCGAGCGCGTTTTTGTTCCCGCGGATGCGCCGTGGCGTGAGCTGGGGACTATTCCCGACAGCGGCCTCGAGTTGAGGCCACTCTTCAGTCGATTTGACGCATTGCGCCGCTTCAGCGTGGAACTGGGTGACGACCGGGATCATCCGTCGTGCAAGTGCGGGGAAGTCATCCAGGGGAAAGTCGAGCCGGCAGATTGTCCGCTCTTCGATCGTGGCTGTACGCCCCTCACGCCCATCGGGCCGTGCATGGTCAGCGGCGAAGGGACGTGCGCGGCATGGTTCAAGTACGGGGGAGCGATAACGGCGCGAGCGCGACTCCGCATTGCGAATTCCAGAGGAGTTACGCCATGTCCAGCCTGA